A portion of the Podospora pseudoanserina strain CBS 124.78 chromosome 2, whole genome shotgun sequence genome contains these proteins:
- a CDS encoding hypothetical protein (COG:Z; EggNog:ENOG503NYV1): MSRRPPRGEYIETDTGNKVARKATLVGTQNIMLGGKTVIQPEVMIRGDLVRSIQSSSSSSSSSGTPNNTAVAIGRYCFLSRASCLRPPGRFYKGAFTYMPLRMGDHVFVGPSSVIQAASIGSHVHIGARVVVGEFAIIKDYVRVLDETVIPPNMVIPSFSIVAGQPARVIGEVPEGGHEAFELRDLYKTVGNNPQPPAS, from the exons atgtCGCGCCGTCCGCCGAGAGGAGAATACATTGAGACC GACACGGGCAACAAGGTCGCTCGCAAAGCTACCCTCGTCGGTACCCAAAACATTATGCTCGGTGGAAAGACAGTCATCCAGCCCGAAGTCATGATCCGTGGCGACCTGGTCCGATCGAtccaatcctcctccagcagcagcagcagcagcggaaCACCGAACAACACGGCTGTAGCAATTGGCCGCTATTGTTTCCTCAGCCGAGCCTCGTGTTTACGCCCGCCAGGCCGATTCTATAAGGG TGCCTTCACATACATGCCCCTACGGATGGGTGACCACGTCTTTGTCGGGCCCTCGTCTGTTATCCAAGCCGCGTCGATCGGAAGCCACGTACACATCGGAGCGAGAGTGGTAGTGGGCGAGTTTGCCATTATCAAAGATTACGTACGGGTGCTGGACGAAACTGTCATTCCGCCCAACATGGTCATCCCAAGCTTCTCCATTGTGGCAGGACAGCCGGCAAGAGTGATTGGGGAAGTGCCAGAAGGCGGCCACGAGGCGTTTGAGCTGAGAGATTTGTACAAAACAGTTGGCAACAACCCACAGCCGCCCGCGTCCTGA
- a CDS encoding hypothetical protein (COG:O; EggNog:ENOG503PCZ4), with protein MALKSLLSSLLLAPLALAHPGHKEAVHAHRALPLERRSLDHCSKEFNSPEFIQRTVEINGAEIKRLRRALGYEVDEKPKITPRDYLSVSRIDHKSNKTVTEGMDLSTLFSNYGACMLMPVVDEGPLYVKGEEIRKNITNGERGIKMTLAIQVVDYKTCQTVPNAYVDIWSSNATGIYVGVQGYPGMGDPNDASILKGTTLRGVQPTDSHGVASFDTMFPGHYDGRATHIHAIVWLGATKHANNTLTGGRAAHIGQIYFDQGLITAAERNAPYNTNRMPIQQNTRDFLFQAGANGDDPIVRYSFIGKDVSEGLFAWIRFGINQQTSRPLNPAAYWTANGGVMNPTGPISKLPGGGGGGGGWPGFGGGWGKRFAEKLGRKVEAEAELQEDAE; from the exons ATGGCCCTCAAGAGTTTGCTTTCCTCCCTGTTGCTGGCCCCTCTGGCCTTGGCCCATCCGGGTCACAAGGAGGCGGTCCACGCCCACCGCGCTCTTCCACTCGAGCGGAGGTCTCTTGACCACTGCAGCAAGGAGTTCAACAGCCCCGAGTTCATTCAGCGAACCGTCGAGATCAATGGTGCCGAGATCAAGAGGTTGAGGCGTGCCTTGGGCTACGAGGTTGACGAGAAGCCCAAGATCACTCCCCGCGACTACCTTTCCGTCTCGAGAATCGACCACAAGAGCAACAAGACGGTCACCGAGGGCATGGACCtttccaccctcttctccaactaTGGGGCTTGCATGCTCATGCCTGTCGTTGACGAGGGACCGTTGT ACGTCAAGGGCGAGGAGATCCGCAAGAACATCACCAACGGCGAGAGGGGTATCAAGATGACGCTTGCCATCCAAGTTGTGGACTACAAGACATGCCAGACCGTCCCCAACGCCTACGTTGACATCTGGAGCTCCAACGCCACC GGTATCTATGTTGGTGTCCAAGGCTACCCCGGCATGGGCGACCCCAACGATgcctccatcctcaaggGCACAACCCTTCGCGGCGTGCAGCCTACCGACAGCCATGGTGTGGCTTCCTTTGACACCATGTTCCCAGGTCACTATGACGGTCGTGCGACCCATATCCACG CCATCGTCTGGCTCGGAGCCACCAAGCACGCCAACAATACCCTGACTGGCGGTCGCGCTGCCCATATTGGTCAAATCTACTTTGACCAAGGCCTCATCACGGCCGCTGAGAGGAACGCGCCCTACAACACTAACCGCATGCCCATCCAGCAGAACACGCGCGACTTTTTGTTCCAGGCCGGCGCCAACGGTGACGACCCGATCGTCCGCTACTCCTTCATTGGCAAGGACGTCTCCGAGGGTCTCTTTGCCTGGATCCGCTTCGGTATCAACCAGCAGACCAGCCGCCCGCTCAACCCTGCTGCTTACTGGACTGCGAACGGTGGTGTCATGAACCCCACTGGTCCCATCTCCAAGCTtcccggcggtggtggcggcggcggtggctgGCCCGGTTTCGGTGGCGGTTGGGGCAAGCGCTTCGCTGAGAAGCTTGGTCGCAAGGTcgaggctgaggctgagcTCCAAGAGGATGCCGAGTAA
- a CDS encoding hypothetical protein (COG:V; EggNog:ENOG503NX58) gives MEAVKLSRGEHAGPSEKGVAGFMAMKTLIEQRIWRWVEEKKEQLPFTFNTLLLDKVIWPCLDQKNQGILSTAGMVHWVWRTHTYGFYQMGEMLKEIFSRHADKVAQVENYGEDHTVGDTAVGKELLSRLSRNGEWRKLKESLADNAKS, from the exons ATGGAGGCTGTCAAACTGTCAAGGGGCGAGCATGCCGGTCCCAGCGAGAAGGGTGTGGCTGGGTTCATGGCCATGAAGACGCTGATCGAGCAAAGGATTTGGCgctgggtggaggagaagaaagagcAGCTGCCTTTCACGTTCAACACCCTGCTGTTGGATAAGGTGATCTGGCCGTGCCTGGACCAAAAGAACCAGGGCATCCTGTCGACGGCGGGGATGGTGCATTGGGTCTGGAGAACGCACAC GTACGGCTTTTACCAGATGGGCGAGATGCTAAAGGAGATATTTTCCAGGCACGCCGACAAGGTGGCCCAGGTTGAGAACTATGGTGAAGACCATACAGTGGGCGACACGGCTGTTGGCAAGGAGCTGCTGAGCAGACTGAGCCGGAATGGCGAATGGCGCAAGCTGAAAGAGAGTCTGGCGGACAACGCAAAGAGCTGA